Proteins from a single region of Echeneis naucrates chromosome 14, fEcheNa1.1, whole genome shotgun sequence:
- the cltca gene encoding clathrin, heavy chain a (Hc) isoform X3 yields MAQILPIRFQEHLQLQNLGINPANIGFSTLTMESDKFICVREKVGEQTQVVIIDMADPNTPIRRPISADSAIMNPASKVIALKAAKTLQIFNIEMKSKMKAHTMTDDVTFWKWISLNTVALVTDNAVYHWSMEGDSQPVKVFDRHSSLAGCQIINYRTDAKQKWLLLIGISAQQNRVVGAMQLYSVDRKVSQPIEGHAASFAQFKMEGNSEESTLFCFAVRGQAGGKLHIIEVGTPPTGNQPFPKKAVDVFFPPEAQNDFPVAMQISSKQDVVFLITKYGYIHLYDLETGTCIYMNRISGETIFVTAPHEATSGIIGVNRKGQVLSVCVEEENIIPYITNVLQNPDLALRLAVRNNLAGAEELFARKFNNLFAAGNYSEAAKVAANAPKGILRTPDTIRRFQSVPTQPGQTSPLLQYFGILLDQGQLNKFESLELCRPVLQQGRKQLLEKWLKEDKLECSEELGDLVKAVDPTLALSVYLRANVPNKVIQCFAETGQFPKIVLYAKKVGYTPDWIFLLRNVMRINPEQGLQFAQMLVQDEEPLADITQIVDVFMEYNLIQQCTSFLLDALKNNRPSEGPLQTRLLEMNLMHAPQVADAILGNQMFTNYDRAHIAQLCEKAGLLQRALEHYTDLYDIKRAVVHTHLLNPEWLVNFFGSLSVEDSLECLRAMLSANIRQNLQICVQVASKYHEQLTTQALTELFESFKSFEGLFYFLGSIVNFSQDPEVHFKYIQAACKTGQIKEVERICRESNCYDPERVKNFLKEAKLTDQLPLIIVCDRFDFVHDLVLYLYRNNLQKYIEIYVQKVNPSRLPVVVGGLLDVDCSEDVIKSLILVVRGQFSTDELVAEVEKRNRLKLLLPWLESRIHEGCEEPATHNALAKIYIDSNNNPERFLRENPYYDSRVVGKYCEKRDPHLACVAYERGQCDQELINVCNENSLFKSLSRYLVRRKDPELWASVLLESNPYRRPLIDQVVQTALSETQDPEEVSVTVKAFMTADLPNELIELLEKIVLDNSVFSEHRNLQNLLILTAIKADRTRVMEYISRLDNYDAPDIANIAISNELFEEAFAIFKKFDVNTSAVQVLIEHIGNLDRAYEFAERCNEPAVWSQLAKAQLQKGLVKEAIDSYIKADDPSAYMEVVQAADKSGNWEDLVKFLQMARKKARESYVETELIFALAKTNRLAELEEFINGPNNAHIQQVGDRCYDEKMYEAAKLLYNNVSNFGRLASTLVHLGEYQAAVDGARKANSTRTWKEVCFACVDGKEFRLAQMCGLHIVVHADELEELINYYQDRGYFEELITMLEAALGLERAHMGMFTELAILYSKFKPQKMREHLELFWSRVNIPKVLRAAEQAHLWGELVFLYDKYEEYDNAIITMMNHPTDAWKEGQFKDIITKVANVELYYKAIQFYLEFKPLLLNDLLIVLSPRLDHSRAVNFFSKVKQLPLVKPYLRSVQNHNNKSVNEALNNLFITEEDYQALRTSIDAYDNFDNISLAQRLEKHELIEFRRIAAYLFKGNNRWKQSVELCKKDKLYKDAMQYASESKDTELAEELLSWFLQENKKECFAACLFTCYDLLRPDVVLETAWRHNIMDFSMPYFIQVMREYLSKVDKLETSESLRKEEEQATETQPIVYGTPQLMLTAGPSVPVAPQQPYGYGYQAPAGYGQPAAQPGFGYGM; encoded by the exons CTCCAAAACTTAGGCATCAACCCTGCCAACATAGGCTTCAGCACCCTCACCATGGAGTCAGACAAGTTCATCTGTGTCCGGGAGAAGGTGGGCGAGCAGACGCAGGTGGTGATCATTGACATGGCAGACCCCAATACACCTATCCGCAGGCCCATCTCAGCTGACAGCGCCATAATGAATCCAGCCAGCAAGGTCATTGCACTTAAAG CCGCCAAAACTCTTCAGATCTTCAACATCGAGATGAAGAGCAAAATGAAGGCGCACACCATGACCGACGATGTTACCTTCTGGAAGTGGATCTCTCTTAACACAGTTGCACTGGTGACTGACAATGCTGTCTACCACTGGAGCATGGAGGGTGACTCACAGCCTGTGAAAGTCTTTGACCGCCACTCAAGCCTGGCTGGCTGCCAGATCATCAACTATCGCACTGACGCCAAGCAGAAATGGCTCCTGCTCATTGGCATCTCAGCCCAG CAAAATCGAGTGGTGGGGGCCATGCAGCTCTATTCTGTTGACAGAAAAGTTTCTCAGCCCATCGAAGGCCATGCTGCCAGCTTTGCACAGTTCAAGATGGAGGGTAATTCTGAGGAATcaactttgttttgctttgctgtcAGAGGCCAAGCTGGAGGAAAG tTGCACATCATTGAAGTGGGTACCCCGCCAACTGGCAACCAGCCATTTCCAAAGAAAGCAGTAGATGTGTTCTTCCCTCCAGAAGCACAGAATGACTTCCCTGTGGCTATGCAG ATAAGCTCAAAGCAAGATGTGGTTTTTCTCATTACCAAATATGGCTACATCCACCTGTATGATCTGGAGACAGGCACCTGCATCTACATGAACCGCATCAGTGGAGAAACCATCTTTGTCACAGCTCCACATGAAGCAACCTCCGGCATCATTGGGGTCAACAGGAAGGGACAg GTGCTGTCGGTGTGTGTGGAAGAGGAAAACATCATTCCCTACATCACCAATGTACTGCAGAATCCAGATCTGGCCCTCCGCTTAGCTGTTCGCAACAACCTTGCTGGTGCTGAAGAGCTTTTCGCCCGCAAGTTCAACAACCTGTTTGCTGCTGGCAACTACTCAGAGGCTGCCAAAGTGGCTGCCAATGCACCAAAG GGCATCTTGCGTACCCCAGACACCATCCGTCGCTTCCAGAGTGTTCCAACTCAACCTGGCCAGACCTCCCCTTTGCTGCAGTACTTTGGTATTCTGCTGGACCAGGGCCAGCTCAACAAGTTTGAGTCTCTGGAGCTATGCAGACCTGTCCTCCAGCAGGGACGAAAGCAGCTTCTGGAGAAGTGGCTGAAGGAAGACAAG cTGGAGTGCTCGGAAGAACTGGGTGACTTGGTGAAGGCAGTGGATCCCACCTTGGCTCTCAGTGTATACCTCAGGGCCAACGTCCCCAATAAGGTCATTCAGTGCTTTGCAGAGACTGGTCAGTTTCCCAAGATTGTCCTGTATGCCAAGAAG gtGGGTTACACCCCAGACTGGATATTTCTGCTGAGGAATGTGATGCGAATCAACCCAGAACAAGGCCTACAGTTTGCCCAGATGCTGGTCCAGGATGAAGAACCTTTGGCTGACATTACACAG ATTGTAGATGTATTCATGGAGTACAACCTGATCCAGCAGTGTACTTCATTCCTCCTGGATGCTTTGAAGAACAACAGACCATCAGAGGGACCTCTGCAGACCCGCCTGCTTGAAATGAACCTTATGCATGCTCCACAG GTAGCTGACGCGATTCTGGGCAACCAAATGTTCACCAACTATGATCGCGCACACATTGCCCAACTGTGTGAGAAGGCTGGACTCCTACAAAGGGCACTGGAGCACTACACTGACCTGTATGACATCAAGCGGGCTGTGgttcacacacacctcctcaaCCCAGAG TGGCTGGTGAACTTCTTTGGCTCACTGTCAGTGGAAGACTCTCTTGAGTGCCTCCGGGCCATGTTGTCAGCAAACATCCGCCAGAACCTGCAGATCTGCGTCCAAGTGGCTTCCAAGTATCATGAGCAACTCACCACACAGGCACTTACTGAGCTCTTTGAGTCCTTCAAGAGCTTTGAGG gtCTGTTCTACTTCTTGGGTTCCATTGTGAACTTCAGTCAAGACCCTGAGGTTCACTTTAAATACATTCAGGCCGCCTGCAAAACAGGCCAGATCAAAGAGGTGGAGAGGATCTGTCGAGAAAGCAACTGCTATGACCCTGAGCGCGTCAAGAACTTTCTTAAG GAAGCCAAGCTCACTGACCAGCTGCCGCTCATCATTGTCTGTGACCGATTTGACTTTGTCCATGACCTGGTCCTCTACCTGTACCGCAACAACCTCCAGAAGTACATTGAAATCTATGTTCAGAAA GTAAATCCTAGCCGTCTGCCTGTTGTGGTTGGTGGACTCTTGGACGTGGACTGCTCAGAGGATGTCATCAAGAGCCTTATCCTGGTTGTCAGGGGGCAGTTTTCCACTGATGAACTGGTCGCTGAAGTAGAAAAGAGGAACAG ACTGAAGCTGCTACTGCCTTGGCTGGAGTCACGTATCCATGAAGGTTGCGAGGAGCCCGCCACCCATAATGCCTTGGCCAAGATCTACATCGACAGCAACAATAACCCTGAACGCTTCCTTAGGGAGAACCCATATTATGACAGCCGTGTGGTGGGAAAGTACTGTGAGAAGAGAGATCCCCATCTGGCCTGTGTGGCCTATGAGAGAGGACAGTGTGACCAGGAGCTGATCAAT GTCTGTAATGAGAACTCCCTGTTCAAGAGCTTGTCTCGCTACTTGGTTCGGCGCAAAGACCCTGAGCTCTGGGCTAGCGTGCTGCTTGAGAGCAACCCCTACAGGCGACCACTGATAGACCAG GTGGTACAGACAGCACTGTCAGAAACCCAGGACCCAGAAGAGGTTTCCGTCACAGTTAAGGCCTTCATGACTGCAGATTTGCCCAATGAGCTCATTGAGCTGCTGGAAAAGATTGTATTGGATAACTCTGTCTTCAGTGAACACAG AAATCTGCAGAATCTGCTGATCCTGACAGCCATCAAAGCTGACCGTACTCGTGTGATGGAGTATATTAGCAGGCTAGACAACTATGATGCTCCTGATATCGCTAACATTGCTATCAGCAATGAGCTCTTTGAAGAGGCCTTTGCCATCTTTAAGAAGTTTGACGTCAACACCTCTGCAGTGCAG GTGCTGATTGAACATATTGGCAACCTGGACCGGGCCTATGAATTTGCTGAACGCTGCAATGAACCAGCTGTATGGAGCCAGCTGGCTAAGGCTCAGCTACAGAAGGGCCTGGTAAAGGAGGCCATAGATTCCTACATCAAAGCTGATGACCCCTCTGCATACATGGAGGTGGTGCAGGCTGCTGATAAGAGTG GTAACTGGGAAGACTTGGTCAAATTTCTCCAGATGGCTCGTAAGAAGGCCCGTGAGTCCTATGTGGAAACAGAGCTCATCTTTGCCTTGGCCAAAACCAATCGCCTGGCAGAGCTGGAAGAGTTCATCAATGGGCCCAACAACGCTCACATTCAGCAG GTCGGTGACCGGTGCTACGATGAGAAAATGTATGAGGCTGCGAAACTGCTATACAACAACGTCTCCAACTTTGGTCGTCTAGCCTCAACTCTGGTGCACCTTGGGGAGTACCAGGCTGCTGTGGATGGGGCTCGCAAGGCAAACAGCACCCGCACCTGGAAAGAGGTGTGCTTTGCCTGCGTGGATGGAAAGGAGTTCAGACTGGCGCAGATGTGCGGTCTCCACATTGTGGTACATGCCGATGAGCTGGAGGAGTTGATCAACTACTACCAA GACCGTGGTTACTTCGAGGAGCTTATCACCATGCTGGAGGCCGCCCTGGGCTTGGAACGTGCTCACATGGGGATGTTCACAGAGCTGGCCATCCTTTACTCCAAGTTCAAACCTCAGAAGATGAGGGAGCATCTGGAGCTATTCTGGTCGAGAGTCAACATCCCAAAGGtcctgagagcagcagagcaggctCACTTGTGGGGAGAACTGGTCTTCTTGTATGACAAGTATGAGGAGTATGACAACGCCATCATCACCATGATGAACCACCCCACAGATGCTTGGAAAGAAGGACAGTTCAAAGACATTATCACCAAG GTGGCCAACGTGGAGCTGTACTACAAAGCCATCCAGTTCTATCTGGAGTTTAAGCCATTGTTACTGAATGATTTGCTCATAGTGCTTTCTCCCAGACTGGACCATTCCCGTGCTGTCAACTTCTTCAGCAAG GTTAAACAGCTGCCTCTTGTAAAACCCTACCTGCGTTCAGTacagaaccacaacaacaaatcagTCAATGAAGCACTTAACAACCTCTTCATCACGGAGGAAGACTACCAG GCACTGAGGACATCAATAGATGCCTACGACAACTTCGACAACATCTCACTGGCCCAGCGCTTGGAGAAGCATGAGCTGATTGAGTTTAGGAGGATTGCTGCCTACCTCTTCAAGGGCAACAACCGCTGGAAACAGAGTGTGGAGCTCTGCAAGAAAGATAAGCTCTATAAG gACGCCATGCAGTATGCATCAGAGTCCAAGGACACAGAGCTGGCAGAGGAGCTGCTGTCCTGGTTCTTAcaggaaaacaagaaagagtGCTTTGCCGCCTGCCTGTTCACCTGCTATGACCTGTTGCGGCCTGATGTGGTGCTGGAGACTGCCTGGAGGCACAACATCATGGACTTTTCTATGCCATACTTCATTCAGGTCATGAGGGAGTACCTTAGCAAG GTAGATAAACTAGAAACCTCAGAGTCCctaaggaaagaggaggaacaaGCAACAGAAACGCAACCTATTGTCTATG GCACACCCCAGCTAATGCTGACAGCGGGCCCCAGTGTACCTGTGGCTCCTCAGCAGCCTTATGGCTACGGCTACCAGGCACCTGCAGGATATGGTCAGCCAGCAGCTCAGCCAGGCTTTGGCTACGGCATGTAA